The nucleotide sequence TTTACGCATACAGAGCGATTTTTTATTAAATGATGATGAAAAAATGTCTCAAACTTTAGATAAATTTGAAAGATATTTTGATATAAATTTAAGCAAGTATCTACAACATATAAAACTGAATTTTGCTCAAAAAATTTATGAAAAAAACGTAAAAATTAGGCTTGCAAGAAAGGTATTATTAAATTTCAAAACCTCTTTTGAGTGGAGAAATAATGATTTAATAAACATCACTAAAACTTGCTATGCGTTAAAAGATCAGCTTGGAATTTTGAGTGATGGAGTTGTTGTACCTTGCTGTATAGACTACTTAGGAGCTATAAATTTAGGCAATATAAAAAACGAAAGCTTAGCTCAAATTTTAAAATCCCAAAGAGTAAAAAATATCAAAAACGGATTTAGTCAAGGTAGGATTGTTGAAAATTATTGTCAAAAATGCGCCTACTTAGTTGGAGTCAGCTAAGCTAGGAATTATAGAATTTCGATATAATTGTCGCATAAAATTTAAAGGCAAAATATGCAAACTGATAGAAACCTTACATTTTTATCCGCTTCGATAGTCATAGCCGCAGTGATCTTAGCTATAGGTTTTAGCACT is from Campylobacter fetus subsp. testudinum 03-427 and encodes:
- a CDS encoding SPASM domain-containing protein (Pfam match to PF13186.2 SPASM); translation: MFKKVYIEISDICSCKCSFCPSPLMETRRKTMSLELFERVLHQVSPLTKRICLHILGDPLEVSNLKEYINLVSKFDLKIDLVTTGKMLYKHSFDMLLEPPFHQISFSLSAFLDKNSKFSDDYVSNLLAFCSASLTKRSDTFINLRIQSDFLLNDDEKMSQTLDKFERYFDINLSKYLQHIKLNFAQKIYEKNVKIRLARKVLLNFKTSFEWRNNDLINITKTCYALKDQLGILSDGVVVPCCIDYLGAINLGNIKNESLAQILKSQRVKNIKNGFSQGRIVENYCQKCAYLVGVS